A genomic region of Catalinimonas niigatensis contains the following coding sequences:
- a CDS encoding VCBS repeat-containing protein, giving the protein MACALLLSACNSEQEYEKKRLFTLLSSSATGVDFTNTITESDSLNILRQANLYNGGGVGIGDFNNDGWVDVYFAGNMVSNKLYLNKGKAEKTLAFEDITDAAGVGGQGRWCTGISVVDINADGWLDIYVSASFLEDKNQRKNLMYMNQGLNEDGIPVFKEMAEAFGIADTGFSTQGVFFDYDKDGDLDLYVLTNELNDPKTPIQYRPKVADGSARNNDRLYRNEGNVTGGYPVFKDVSREAGILVEGWGHAVSVSDFNLDGWPDMYVSNDFVSNDLLYINNQDGTFTNRAPAYLKHTAWNAMGTDVVDVNNDGWADIMSLEMLPESNIRKKTMLGGNEYFNYFNNRKYDYEHQYVRNVLQLNSGMTPKGHPIFSEVAFMAGVYQTDWSWAPLIADFDNDGFRDMIITNGLPRDVTDLDYIVYDNGQDNYGGSVNATLKMVEEYFPVVKISNYGFRNNGGYTFADSTNEWGLNLPSFSNGGVYADLDNDGDLDLVVNNINDPAFIYENTLNNSEEHTDHYLSVVLKGNALNPGGHGATIRIYYEGKQQLYEHQPTRGYLSTVDARAHFGMGKATQIDSLRIQWPDGKEQLLTNIKTDQSITLSYQDAEEIKRSSPGYTAETPVFTAASDLKMSGLLISANQYGIQFKHQERDAIDYNIQRTLPHKMSQYGPGIAVGDVDHNGHEDFYVGGAAGHAGLFFMQDAKGNFTIDSTRISAKEEAEPEDMGALLFDADNDGDLDLYVVSGSYEFPPEHPVNQDRLYINNGRGRFQKSNTALPKLQGNGSCVRAADFDQDGDLDLFVGGRSVSGAYPLAPKSYILENQGGIFVDVSLQLYPPLEELGMITDALWTDFDQDGWVDLLVVGEWMPLTFLRNTGNLFENVSENSEISGHSGWWNSLASGDFDHDGDIDYVAGNLGLNSNYQASEEEPMTIFAKDVDDNGKIDPMVFCYMMAEDSTQKSFPMHTRDDMISQLVSIRKQYPTYKSYGRAGMGDLWPQALREGATTMQAYDLRSSYIENLGDGKFSIRPLPIEAQLAPVYGMLSKDLDQDGSLDLLLVGNDYGIEPISGRHDAFNGLTLIGDGKGNFKPLTIAESGFFVPGDAKGLAVVHSAQGKDLMIATQNQDSLMVFTPNGSQEKGQEWIDLQANDLFAEVVYEDNRRERLEFYHGNTFLSQSSRTIKVAHDAVSITITDFSGNKREIKPIN; this is encoded by the coding sequence GCTACTCAGTGCTTGTAATAGCGAGCAGGAATATGAAAAAAAGCGGCTGTTTACATTACTTTCCTCTTCAGCAACAGGTGTTGATTTTACAAATACCATCACCGAGAGTGATTCCTTAAATATTTTAAGACAAGCCAACCTCTACAATGGAGGAGGAGTAGGCATCGGAGATTTTAACAATGATGGATGGGTAGATGTATATTTTGCCGGTAATATGGTTTCCAACAAGCTATATCTCAATAAAGGTAAGGCTGAGAAAACGTTGGCGTTTGAAGATATTACCGATGCAGCAGGCGTTGGAGGGCAGGGGAGGTGGTGTACCGGTATTTCCGTAGTGGACATCAACGCCGATGGCTGGCTGGATATCTATGTGTCTGCTTCCTTTCTGGAAGATAAGAACCAGCGTAAAAACCTGATGTACATGAATCAGGGCCTCAATGAAGATGGAATTCCTGTCTTTAAAGAAATGGCTGAGGCTTTCGGTATTGCGGATACAGGCTTCTCAACTCAGGGGGTATTTTTTGATTATGACAAGGATGGCGATCTAGATCTCTATGTGCTTACCAACGAGTTGAACGATCCTAAAACGCCTATTCAATACCGTCCTAAAGTAGCTGATGGTAGTGCTCGCAATAATGACAGGCTCTATCGGAACGAGGGTAACGTAACAGGAGGTTATCCCGTTTTCAAGGATGTTTCCCGTGAGGCAGGTATCCTTGTGGAAGGCTGGGGACATGCCGTAAGTGTGTCAGATTTTAATCTGGACGGCTGGCCGGATATGTATGTGAGCAATGACTTTGTCTCCAACGATCTGTTGTACATCAACAACCAGGACGGCACCTTCACCAATCGTGCGCCAGCCTATTTGAAACATACGGCCTGGAATGCGATGGGAACCGATGTGGTGGATGTGAACAATGATGGTTGGGCAGACATCATGTCCCTGGAGATGCTTCCTGAAAGTAACATAAGGAAGAAGACTATGCTGGGGGGGAATGAATACTTCAACTATTTCAATAACCGTAAATACGATTATGAGCATCAGTATGTCCGTAATGTGCTGCAACTCAATAGTGGCATGACGCCCAAAGGACATCCTATCTTCAGCGAAGTGGCTTTCATGGCGGGTGTATATCAGACCGACTGGAGTTGGGCACCGCTCATCGCGGATTTTGACAATGATGGATTCCGCGATATGATCATCACCAATGGCCTGCCCCGGGATGTGACCGACCTGGACTATATCGTATACGATAACGGTCAGGATAACTACGGCGGTAGTGTAAACGCCACGCTAAAAATGGTGGAAGAGTATTTTCCGGTAGTGAAAATCTCAAATTACGGGTTCAGGAATAATGGTGGTTACACCTTTGCCGATAGTACTAATGAATGGGGTCTCAACCTACCTTCCTTTTCCAACGGAGGGGTGTACGCTGATCTGGACAATGATGGCGATTTGGATCTGGTCGTCAACAACATCAATGACCCTGCTTTTATTTATGAGAATACTTTGAATAATAGTGAAGAGCATACCGATCATTATTTGTCAGTAGTGCTGAAGGGCAATGCCCTGAACCCCGGTGGACATGGCGCTACTATCCGCATCTATTATGAGGGTAAGCAGCAGTTATACGAACACCAGCCCACCCGTGGGTATTTATCTACTGTGGATGCCAGAGCGCATTTTGGAATGGGAAAAGCCACACAAATTGATTCTTTGCGGATACAATGGCCTGATGGAAAGGAGCAGTTATTGACAAACATAAAGACCGACCAAAGCATTACTCTCTCTTATCAGGATGCTGAAGAAATCAAAAGAAGTTCCCCTGGCTATACTGCTGAAACTCCCGTTTTTACGGCAGCCTCTGACCTGAAAATGTCCGGCTTATTAATCTCTGCCAATCAATACGGAATACAATTTAAGCATCAGGAAAGAGATGCCATTGATTACAATATACAACGCACCCTGCCCCATAAGATGAGCCAGTACGGCCCTGGAATAGCGGTAGGCGATGTAGATCATAATGGCCATGAGGATTTTTATGTAGGAGGGGCAGCGGGGCATGCAGGCCTATTTTTCATGCAGGATGCCAAAGGTAATTTTACCATAGATTCAACCCGCATCTCGGCAAAAGAAGAGGCAGAGCCCGAAGACATGGGAGCCTTGCTCTTTGATGCCGATAACGATGGTGATTTGGATTTGTATGTGGTCAGTGGAAGTTATGAGTTTCCTCCTGAGCATCCCGTCAACCAGGATCGCCTTTACATTAACAATGGTAGAGGGAGATTTCAGAAAAGCAACACGGCCCTTCCCAAATTGCAGGGCAATGGCTCTTGTGTACGTGCTGCTGACTTTGACCAGGATGGTGATCTGGATCTGTTCGTAGGTGGCCGTTCTGTTTCCGGAGCGTATCCGCTGGCACCCAAAAGTTATATCCTGGAAAATCAGGGAGGTATATTTGTAGACGTTAGCTTACAATTGTATCCTCCACTGGAAGAACTGGGTATGATCACCGATGCTTTGTGGACTGATTTTGATCAGGATGGATGGGTAGACCTGCTCGTTGTCGGAGAGTGGATGCCCCTTACTTTTTTACGGAATACCGGTAACCTTTTTGAGAATGTCAGCGAAAATTCGGAAATAAGCGGCCATAGCGGATGGTGGAACAGTTTAGCTTCCGGTGACTTTGATCATGACGGAGATATAGATTATGTAGCCGGAAACCTGGGACTCAACTCAAATTATCAAGCCTCAGAAGAAGAACCCATGACCATTTTCGCCAAAGATGTGGATGACAATGGTAAAATTGATCCTATGGTATTTTGCTATATGATGGCCGAGGATAGTACCCAAAAGTCATTTCCCATGCATACCCGGGATGATATGATCAGTCAGTTGGTATCCATCCGAAAGCAATATCCTACTTATAAATCCTATGGTCGGGCAGGTATGGGCGACTTATGGCCCCAGGCATTGCGGGAAGGAGCTACCACAATGCAGGCCTATGATCTTCGTAGCAGCTATATTGAAAATCTGGGTGATGGAAAATTTAGCATCAGGCCTTTGCCGATAGAAGCCCAACTCGCGCCGGTTTACGGCATGTTGAGCAAAGATTTGGACCAGGATGGAAGTCTGGATTTATTGCTGGTAGGTAATGACTATGGCATAGAACCTATTTCAGGTCGGCATGATGCCTTTAATGGCCTGACGCTGATCGGTGATGGCAAGGGGAACTTCAAACCCTTAACTATTGCTGAAAGCGGCTTCTTTGTTCCCGGAGATGCCAAAGGATTGGCGGTGGTACATTCTGCCCAAGGTAAAGACCTGATGATTGCTACACAAAATCAGGATAGCCTGATGGTGTTTACTCCGAATGGAAGTCAGGAAAAGGGTCAGGAATGGATTGACTTACAAGCCAATGACCTTTTTGCTGAGGTGGTGTATGAGGACAATCGCAGGGAGCGACTTGAATTTTATCATGGAAATACTTTTTTATCGCAATCTTCCAGAACAATCAAAGTAGCTCATGATGCGGTAAGCATCACCATCACCGACTTCAGCGGAAACAAGAGAGAAATTAAACCAATCAATTAA
- a CDS encoding alpha-L-arabinofuranosidase C-terminal domain-containing protein: MQRRDFIKIASAGGASLAMPPQIHLSGQKMAESVLTVNPVPLYELSPYLYMQFMEPLGTTDSSVEASWDHAKNQWKPGLIEVTKELAPGMMRWGGNLSAYYKWREGVGPRKNRVPFLNTDWGGMETNQIGTAEFVDFSQQVGAESLMCLNFESDGLPRYAVNGKGENRSGDSKEAAAWVDYCNNPSNKERIRHGFKDPLRIGHWQLGNETSYRREGFDNETAALKTVEFAKALRAVDASVKLIGWGDSGWAKHLVETAGEHLNYVAFHNMFDPGQGMKNSPVKNNAYRKDPAATWEVLMDGYKVHEQKILKVRDELSSYDIPLALTECHYAIEGRNRCEVLSSWAAGISYARIMNLHERHGDKLKIATMADFCGTRWQVNAIMIPVPHGQPFMMPAAKIMWLYKKHSGKDFVKVSGMPQDLDVTASRTDDKVYLHVVNTSRSRYVPITFAVEEFSVQSGKAYELSTDPEFELMSAENDPLLPKERDVKKNEAYEFPPASVTAVELNISAV, translated from the coding sequence ATGCAAAGAAGAGATTTTATTAAAATTGCCAGTGCAGGCGGTGCTTCACTGGCTATGCCTCCTCAAATTCATCTGTCAGGACAAAAAATGGCAGAAAGTGTGTTGACGGTTAATCCTGTCCCTTTATATGAGCTGAGCCCTTACCTCTACATGCAATTTATGGAGCCTTTAGGAACTACTGACAGCTCTGTTGAAGCTTCCTGGGATCATGCAAAAAACCAGTGGAAACCCGGTCTGATTGAGGTGACCAAAGAACTGGCTCCCGGTATGATGCGCTGGGGAGGCAATCTGAGCGCCTATTACAAATGGAGAGAAGGCGTTGGCCCCAGAAAAAACCGTGTTCCTTTTCTCAATACTGACTGGGGAGGTATGGAAACCAATCAGATTGGTACTGCCGAATTTGTAGACTTCAGTCAGCAGGTGGGAGCAGAATCGCTGATGTGTCTCAATTTTGAGTCTGACGGTTTGCCCCGATATGCGGTGAATGGAAAAGGAGAAAACCGATCCGGTGACAGCAAAGAAGCGGCAGCCTGGGTAGATTATTGTAACAATCCTTCTAATAAAGAAAGAATCCGTCATGGATTTAAAGATCCGTTGCGCATCGGACACTGGCAATTGGGAAACGAAACTTCTTATCGCAGAGAGGGTTTTGACAATGAAACGGCAGCATTAAAAACAGTAGAGTTTGCCAAAGCCCTGCGTGCTGTTGATGCATCTGTCAAACTTATTGGTTGGGGCGACAGTGGCTGGGCCAAGCATTTGGTAGAAACCGCCGGTGAACATCTGAACTATGTGGCTTTTCATAATATGTTTGATCCGGGGCAGGGCATGAAAAACTCTCCGGTTAAAAATAATGCATACCGGAAAGATCCCGCTGCTACCTGGGAAGTGCTGATGGATGGTTATAAAGTTCATGAACAGAAAATTCTCAAAGTTCGCGATGAATTGTCATCTTACGATATTCCACTGGCTTTAACCGAATGCCACTATGCCATTGAAGGACGTAACCGTTGCGAAGTCTTATCCTCCTGGGCGGCGGGTATTTCTTATGCCCGTATCATGAATCTGCACGAACGACATGGGGATAAGCTGAAAATTGCTACGATGGCTGATTTCTGTGGTACACGCTGGCAGGTGAATGCCATTATGATCCCTGTGCCCCACGGTCAACCTTTTATGATGCCGGCAGCTAAGATCATGTGGCTTTACAAAAAACATAGCGGAAAGGATTTTGTCAAAGTTTCGGGCATGCCCCAGGACCTGGATGTGACAGCCAGCCGTACGGATGATAAGGTCTACCTGCATGTGGTGAATACCAGCCGCTCCAGGTATGTGCCCATCACTTTTGCGGTAGAGGAGTTTTCGGTACAATCCGGTAAAGCTTATGAGCTATCTACCGATCCTGAATTTGAGCTGATGTCTGCGGAAAATGATCCTTTGCTACCCAAAGAACGGGATGTGAAGAAAAATGAGGCTTATGAATTTCCACCCGCCTCAGTCACTGCAGTAGAACTCAACATCAGTGCTGTTTAA